A single window of Nicotiana sylvestris chromosome 5, ASM39365v2, whole genome shotgun sequence DNA harbors:
- the LOC138869235 gene encoding uncharacterized protein: MPPFEALYGKRCRSPIGWFEIGEAELIGPDLAHQAMKKVKIIKERLKTAQSRQKSYSDISSQRFGVQRRYLGILQGFPHEGSNVVWKERKIESEKIVGDPSLIVPVEAIEANEELSYGEIPVVILDRKVRKLRNKEIVFVKVLWRNQQVEEATWEAEEEMKKKYPYLFE; this comes from the exons ATGCCACCATTTGAGGCGTTATATGGTAAgagatgtagatctcccattgggtggttcgagattGGGGAAGCTGAGTTGATAGGACCAGACCTTGCGCATCAAGCTATGAAAAAGGTTAAGATCATTAAGGAGAGGTtaaaaactgctcagagtcgtcaaaagtcctattcggatatttcgtcgcagagatttggagttcaaagaagatatTTGGGTATTCTtcaaggtttcccccatgaagggtctaatgtggtttggaaagaaaggaaaattgagtccgaa aaaaTAGTTGGAGATCCGTCACTTATCGTACCAGTTGAGGCTATTGAGGCTAATGAAGAACTGTCATATGGAGAAATTCCAGTTGTCATTCTTGATAGAAAAGTGCgaaagttgagaaataaagaaattgtCTTCGTTAAGGTGCTATGGAGAAACCAACAGGTTGAAGAGgctacttgggaggccgaggaagagatGAAGAAGAAATATCCTTACTTGTTTGAATAG